One region of Gossypium raimondii isolate GPD5lz unplaced genomic scaffold, ASM2569854v1 Contig00289, whole genome shotgun sequence genomic DNA includes:
- the LOC128038492 gene encoding NAD(P)H-quinone oxidoreductase subunit K, chloroplastic-like: protein MSGSTGENDLSNWSRLSSLWPLLYGTSCCFIEFASLIGSRFDFDRYGLVPRSSPRQADLILTAGTVTMKMAPSLVRLYEQMPEPKYVIAMGACTITGGMFSTDSYSTVRGVDKLIPVDVYLPGCPPKPEAVIDAITKLRKKISREIYEDRIRSQQGDRCFTTNHKFCLVRSTRTGNYNQGLLYQPPSTSEIPPETFFNYKGSLSSHELVN, encoded by the coding sequence ATGTCTGGAAGCACAGGAGAAAATGATCTTTCAAATTGGTCAAGACTCTCCAGTTTATGGCCGCTTCTTTATGGTACCAGTTGTTGCTTTATTGAATTTGCTTCATTAATAGGCTCACGCTTCGACTTTGATCGTTATGGGCTGGTACCAAGATCGAGTCCTAGACAGGCAGACCTAATTTTAACAGCTGGAACAGTAACAATGAAAATGGCGCCCTCTTTAGTGAGATTATATGAACAAATGCCCGAACCTAAATATGTTATTGCTATGGGCGCGTGTACAATTACAGGAGGGATGTTCAGTACTGATTCTTATAGTACTGTTCGGGGGGTCGATAAGCTAATTCCCGTGGATGTCTATTTGCCGGGCTGTCCCCCTAAACCCGAGGCAGTTATAGATGCTATAACAAAACTTCGTAAGAAAATATCTCGCGAAATCTATGAAGATCGAATTAGATCTCAACAGGGGGATCGGTGTTTTACTACCAATCACAAGTTTTGTCTTGTACGTAGTACTCGTACTGGAAATTATAATCAAGGATTGCTCTATCAACCACCATCTACTTCAGAGATTCCTCCTGAAACATTTTTCAACTACAAGGGTTCACTATCTTCCCACGAATTAGTGAATTag